The nucleotide sequence GCCCTCCTCTTCCACGCGTTCATACGGATGTTCATGCGGGACTCCCGTTCAGTGCCGGTGCGGTGGGGAAGTGGCGCCGCAGAACGGGCAGCCAACGATGGGCGGGCAGGTCGGGCCGGAGCGCGGCGAGCCCGGTGCCGTACTTGGAGACCGGGCAGGGCCGGTGCCTGAGCGACCACAGCAGCCGGTCGGCGCCGGAGCCCGCGCGCCCGGCCTTGGTCTCGACGATGGTCCGCTCGGGGGTGCGCAGTTCGGTGCCGTCGGGCAGCGCCCAGGTCAGGTCGGTGTCGACGGTGACCCGGCTGCCGCTGCCCGGCAGGAACAGGGTGGTGCGGCGGTAGAGGGTGGTGAGCGTGGGCGCCAGAAGGAGGTCCCGCGCGTCGATGCCCGCCTCACCGAGGACGTCGTCGGCGTACGCGCGCGCCTCGGGGCCCAGCCGCTCCGGCTCCCCGTCGTACGGGATGCGCTGCTTGACGGTGGTGCCGCGCGGGCCGCGCGTCTTGACTTCCAGGAAGTGCTGCCCGGACCCCAGATACGTCCGGATCCGCAGCTTGAAACGGCGTCGCCGGCGGCGGGCCGCGCCCAGATAGCCGTCCATGTCCGGGGTGTCGAAGTACACGGACCGGTACGCGAACTGCCGCTCGCCGTCGACCTCCAGGACCCGCACTCCCCCGGTCTCGGCTCCGCTCGACCGGGAGGTGCCCCCACCGTCGAGCCCGCCGACCACGAAGGGGAGGTCGGTGAGGGGCAGCATGTACTTGCGGTCCAGGCGGGTCAGCAGCTCGGCACGGTCGACGAGTTCGTCGAGGCCGATGGGGCGCAGCGCCCCCACCACGGGGGCGACGGAGTCCAGCGCCGTCATGCCCGGACCCCGTGTCCCTGACCATGAGCCTGCCCCTGACCATGAGCCTGCCCCTGCGCCGCTCCGTGCGCCTGTCCCTGCGCCGCTCCGTGCGCCTGTCCCTGCCCTTGCGCGTGTCCCTGCGCCTGCGCGTGCCCTTGCCCGATCCGGCGTCCGGCCTCCTCGCGTACGCGCGGTCCCTCGCCGGTGACGACGTACCGGACGTCGACCAGGGTCATGTCGTTGACCAGGTCGACGCTCTGCACGGACAGGTTCACCACCCGCCCACCCAGCAGTACTTCGAGGTACGCGCGCAGGGCGTCCTCGTCGGTGTAGGCGGCGTCGAGGCGCAGGCTGCGCTGCCGGTAGCGGCCGAAGAGCCTCGGGTGGTCGCCGACGTACATCGTGGCGACGATCAGTGCCATGAGGAGGGTCGACAGGACGTTGACCTGCTCCGGGAGCCCGGCCAGCAGGCCGAGGGCGAGGGCGGAGAAGTAGTACGCGATCTCGTGCTGGGCGATCTCGTTGGACCGCAGCCGGATGATCGACAGGACGCCGAACAGCCCCATTCCGAGGCCGATGCCGACCGACGAGGAGCTGAGCGTCATCGCCACCGCGAGGACACCGACGTTGACGCCAAGGAAGGCGGCGATGAGGTCCCGGCGGTGGTGGCGCGGGAAGTAGACCGCGAAGGTCAGCACGGAGATGGCAGCCAGATCGGCGACCACGAGAAGGGTCTGGTCCATGTCAAAAGACAATCGGGGGTCAACCTTTGAGCGCGCTTTGCCTTCCCTTAACTGAACTTGAGAAGTTCTGCGGACCAAGGACGAGCGAACTCGATCAACTGCGGCCGTTTCTTGTGAAACATCTGTGAAGGCCCGGAAGTATTCAAGGTTTCAAGATTGTTACTGCCGAGTCGTCTGTGACATTGAGGGTCCTCGGGGGATCGAGATCTTTCGGATCGAGCGACATGGACCCACAGTTGACGAACCATCACCTACGCCCGAGGGCGGCCGTCACCTTACTGGCACCGCTCCTCGCCGGAGCCCTGACCCTGACCGCGGTCACCGCTCCCTCCTACGCCAACTCCACTGAACACAGTGGCAGTTACGGCCACGGCCAGAACCACGACGTCTACACCTACATCGTCAAGCTCGCCGACGCGCCCGTCGCCGCATACGAGGGCGGGCTGCCCCGACTGAAACGGACGGCACCCGCCCCGGGCGAACGGCTCGACGCCGGCTCCACCGCGGTCCGCAGCTACGTGCGGCATCTGGATGCCCGCCGGGACGAGGTCCTGGACGCCGTCCCTGACGCGAAGAAGCTGTACGACTACGACTACACGTTCAACGGGTTCGCCGCCCGGCTCACCGGTCGGCAGGCCGCGAAGCTGGCCGTCACGCCGGGCGTGCTGTCGGTGACCCGCTCCACGGTCGTGCAGCCGATCGCTCCCGCTTCGCCGGAGTCGGTGGCCGGGGCGGCCAAGGGGACCAAGAGAGCTGACGGGACCGAGGCGGCCGACGGGACCAAGAGGGCCGTCGGCGGTGAGCGCACCTCGTCGTACGCCTCACCCGCACCCGCACCCGCACCCGCACCCGCTGACAAGAGTGGCACTGCCAAGGCGGCCCTCCCCGACATACCCCGGTTCCTCGGCCTCACCGGGAAGAAGGGCCTGTGGGCGAAGGCCGGCGGTCCCGAGCGGGCCGGCGAGGGCATGATCGTCGGGGTGATCGACCCGTTCGATCCGAAGAACCCGATGCTCGCCCCGCTGCCGGAGCCCCGCCCCGACGCGGACGTCATCGCCAAGAAGTGGCGCGGCACCTGCGACGAGGGCGACGACAGCGACCCGGACCACAAGGTCACCTGCAACAACAAGGTGATCGGGGCCGCCTGGTTCCGAGCCGAGGTGCCGGACCCCCAGCCGATCGACGTGCCCTCGCCGCTCGACATGCACAGCCACGGCACCCACATCGGCACCACGATCGCCGGCAACTACCGGACCCCGGTGACGATCGACGGCACGAACATCACCGGCACGCTCAGCGGGCTGGCTCCGGCGGCACGCCTGGCCTTCTACAAGACCTGCTGGAGCACCGGTTGCGGAGGCGCGGACAACACCGCCGCGATCGACCGCGCGGTGGCCGACGGCGTGGACGTCATCAGCTTCTCCATCGGCGGCACGCTGACCGACCCGACCTCCACGGAGGCGATGTTCAACGCGGCGAAGGCAGGGGTGTTCGTCTCAACCGCGGCGGGCAACGGCGGCCCGGACACCGTGGAGAACACGGCTCCCTGGATCACGACGGTCGCGGCGGAGTCCCACGACACCTACTACACCTCGACCCTGACCCTCGGCGACGGCCGCGCCTTCACCAACCCCGACCTTACCGTGGGGGCTCCCGCCACTCCGCTGGTCAACGCCGTCGCGGTCGGCAGGCAGGACGCGAAGCAGATCGAGTACTGCGCGCCGGGCACGCTCGACCCGGACAGGGCGAAAGGGAAGATCGTCGTCTGCGACCGGGGCGGCGAGGGCTTCACCTACCAGGACAGGTTCGACGAGCTGAAGAAGTCCGGCGCGGTCGCGATGGTCCTGGCCAACACGCCGACCAGCCACCAGGACCTCGTCGTGGACCCACAGTTCCCCATGATCTCGGTGGGCCCGAAGGACCGGGAGACGATCAAGGAGTACGCCGCCGGTCCGGGCGCCGGCGCGGAGATCTCGCCGACCAGGAGCGGGCACGTCCGGGCTCCCGTCATCACCGGCTTCTCCTCCTCGGGCCCCGACCCGTTCTCCGGCGGCGACCTGCTCAAACCCGACATCGCCGCACCGGGCAGAATGATCGCGGCGGGCACCGTGCCCGGCGGCTTCGCGGGATACACCGGTGAGTACGGCTTCATGGACGGCACGTCGATGGCGGCCCCGCACATCGCCGGACTCGCCACCCTGCTCATGCAACTGCACCCGGACTGGACCCCGATGGAGGTCAAGTCCGCGCTGATGACCACGGCGACCACGACCGACAACGAGGGCGAGCCGATCGGCCGGCGATACGGTGAGGGCACCGATATCGCTCCCGCCACCCCGCTCGACCACGGAGCGGGCTCGCCCAGGGTGACCCGTGCCGCCGACCCCGGCCTGGTCTACGACTCGACGCCCACCGACTGGACGGCGTACCTCTGCGCCCTCGGCGAGCAGCCCACCGCCGCCGACGGCACCGACCCCTGTGCCGCTGCCCCGAGGACCGACCCCAGCGACCTCAACTACCCGTCCCTCTCCGTCGGTGGCCTCCTCGGCAGCCAGACGGTGACCCGCACGGTCACCAACGTCGACGACGTCACCGCCACCTACCGGGCAAAGCTGCGGACACCGCGCGGCTACAAGGCCGACGTCACACCGAAGCGGCTCACGCTGAAGCCCGGCGCGTCGGCCACGTACCGGGTGAGGTTCACCCGGACATCCGCGCCCTACGGCGAGTCGGTCTTCGGATCCCTCACCTGGAGCGACGCCCACAGCCACCACCGGGTGACCAGCCCCATCACCCTGAGCGCCGCCCGCATCGAGGCTCCCGCGGAGGTCACGGTGACCGGCGGCGAGGGCTCGACCGGCCCCGTCACGCTCACGCCGGGCATCGGCTGGAACGGCAAGCTGACGACCGAGGTCACGGGCCTGTACGCGGGTGAGAAGACCACCGGGACCCTCACCGGCACCGACACCTCCGGCTTCTGGGACAGCCCGCACGAGAACGAGGCCGTGGTGCGGCACCGGATCCATGTCCCCGAGGGCGCCTTCACCCGTGTCGCCGTCACCGCCGCGGACCACGTCCCCGGCAGCGACCTCGACCTCTACGCCTTCCGCACCGACGGCGAACGCGTCGGCGAATCGCCCGGCTTCAGCTCCGACGAACACGCCGACCTGCCGCCCGGCGACTACGACGTCTACGTCGTCCAGTACGAACTGCCGGCCGGCACCACCGGCCAGCAGTACACGCTCTGGAGCTGGAAGGTCGGCCAGGGCGACCCCGACGCCCGCGCCACCGTCACCCCGGCCACCCTGCCGGTGGCCGCGGGAGACCGGCCCGAACTCAAGGTGACCTGGCCCGCTTTGAAGGCCACGCCGTACCTCGGCCTCGTCGAGTACGGCGACGGTTCGACCACCCTCGGGCGCACGGTCCTGGCAGTCACGCCGTAACCGCCGCCCCACGGGCGACCGGCTCGGCGTCAGGTCACCGCCGTGATCACGACCACGGTCGTCGCCATCGTCGCCGCCGTGAGGGCCGCCGCCGTGGCCGCCGCGGTCGCGGCCATGCGGCGCAGCGCGGGGTCGGCCCAGTGGTGTTCGGCGATCTCGGTCATCCGCCGCCTGGCCGGGGACTCCTCGGAGTCGGCGTCCGGGAAGGCGAGGGTGTGCAGGTCTCCGTGGTGGAGGAGGGAGATCAGGGCAGCGGTGCGGGGGTCCGGTTCGGCGCCCTCCAGGACCACTTGCGCCAGGCGCCCGCGCAGCGCGGACTCCACCGTGCCGTCGGCCTCCGGGTAGCGGGTGGTGCGGAAGACGAGCAGGACACGGCGCTTCTCCTCACGGATCAGGCCCTTGTCCAGCACGCCCCGCAGAGCGCTCTCGTACTCCTTCGCGCGGTGCTCCTGGATCCACTTCCCGGCGTCGTCGGGAAGTGGGTCCAGGAGCGCGTCGGCCGAGTCGTCCGACAGCGACCGCTCCAGCAGGGCCGCCGCCGCGATCGCGTGGGGCGTCCGCAGGGGGAGCCGGGCCTCACCCGTGGAGTCGTCGAGGGAGAGAAGAAGGATCTCCTCGCCGAGGGTCGTGGGGACGGGGACCGAGGCGGGAGTGTCGGCTGGAGTGGGCGTGGTCGACGTGGTCATGATCAGTACGACGCGTGCGGGAGTTCGGCAGTTGCGAAAATCGAGTTGAGCCCCCCACCCCCGCGCTCCCAGAAGGCAGCCTGCTCGCCACCCTCGCCGCCACCCGCCCCGGCGGCCGGATCCTCGAACTCGGAACCGGCGTCGGCGAAGGCACGGCCTGGCTCCTCGGCGGAATGAACGCGACGGCGACGCTGGTCACCGTCGAACTCGACGACTCCGTACAGGCCGTCGCCCGCAAGCGGTTCGGCGGCGACGAACGGATCACCTTCGTCACCGGGGACGGCGGACGCTGGCTGGACGAGTTCGACGGCGTGCCCTTCGACCTGGTCTTCGCGGACACCTGGCCCGGCAAGTTCACCCACCTCGACGCCGCCCTGAACCTGGTGGCGCCCGGCGGCGCGTACGTGGTCGACGATCTGACGCCCGTCCCCGGCCGGCCCGAGGGTCACGAGGCGGCGGTGACCGACCTGCTCGCGGTTCTGGAGGGGCGCTCGGACTTCCGGACGACCCGGCTGGCCTGGTCGAGCGGCCTGCTGATCGCCGTCCGCACCAGCGACGCCACCGGCACCTCGGCCTGACCGTCCGGACCCAACCCCGGACCCGAACCCGGACCCGCGCTCGAACCCGCACCCGCACCCCCGGTCGGCCCCGCGCCTGGACCCGTGTCCATGCCCAGCGCCGTACGGGCCGCCCGGACATGGCGCAGCCCTTCGACCGCCGTGCGCGTGACCTGCGCGTACTCATCGGGCGTGCGGGCCCGGGTCAGCTGCGCGCGGGCGGTGCGGAGGCGTTCGGTGGCGTCGGTCAGGGACTCGGCCGCACTTCCGCCCGCCCCTGCCTGCGCCCGTACGTCGATGCCGGCCAGGCTGCCGCCCAGCCGTACGACCCAGCGGTTGGCATCGGCCTCCGCGTCCAGGTCGGACGACGGTCCGGGTCCGTCCACGGACCGCCGCCGCGCGACGATCGCGACCACCGCCCCAACGATCAGCAGCACTGCCACCAGCACGGCCAGCTTCATGGCCTCCTCCAGCATTCCGACGTTCCGTCCCGTACAACTCGTATGTCCCGTAGGGCTTTTACGTCCCGTACGGCTCCTACGGGTTCCTCACCCTGTACGTCCCATCACATCCCCTCCCACTGTGATCGTCCGACGAGAAACCTGTGCGTCCCCTGATGACTTCCCCAGCAGGTACCCGACACGGGGACGAACGCACGCCGAAGGCCCGGAACCCAAGGGGGAGGGGTTCCGGGCCTTGTGGAGCCGTACGACCGCGGCCGCCGACGGCCGACCGCTCAGCGACGACGTACGCCGGCCGGGGTCGGCTCGCCGAGGCGGACTCCGACGCCGTGTCCGACGCGCCCGGCTACGCGGAGTCGCCCGTGCCGGTGTTCGTGGCCTCCGGGTCGACGCCGACCGTGAGGGAGCCGACGACGCCCTTGGCGATGCCGTTCTTCTTGTACTTCAGCTTGAGCAGACCGCCCTGGACGCCGCTGCCGTCGTAGATCGTGTCGTCGTCGAGGGTCGTGCGCTCGGTCGTGGAGGTCGAGTACGGCTCGACCTCGGCGGACGCGAGGACGGACTCCTCGTCGAAGAAGAGCTGGCCGGTGTGGCAGGTGGTGCCGCCCTCGTAACCGGCGTCGGTCCACTCGCCGTTGACGTGCACCTTGGTGTGGATGTGCACGCAGCGCCCCCGGTACCAGCCCGGGAAGATCGTCTCGAAGGTGACGAAGCCCTGCTTGTCGGTCTTCCAGGTGCCCCGCAGATAGCGGGTGTCGCTGGTCGGCTCCTCGTGCCCGCCGCCACCGCCGCCGCCACCGGCCGGGGGCTCCCCGGTCGGGGTGCCGGACGGCACGTCCGTGGGCGTGCCCGAGGGGGCGTCGGTGGGGGCGGTGCCGCCGCCCTCGGAGAAGCTCTCGTAGCCGGAGTAGAGGCCCAGCGCGTCGCAGTGCCAGATGTCGACGGCCGCGTCGCGGATCGGCTTGCAGGTCTCGGAGTCGATCACCTTCAGGCGAAGGGTGAGGGGGATGCCCTCCTTGTCCTCGGTGATGTCCTTGCGGAGCTTGTCCGCGTCGATGTAGTACGGGCCCTCGGTGGTCTCCGAGGTGAGCTTGTAGCACTCCTCGCCGGCGCTCGCGCTGGTGGAGGCGAGGGGCTTCGCGCTCCCCTTCTTGCCCGTCCCCGCGCTCGCGGTCGCGACGACCGCTCCGCCCACACCCACGGCGGCCACGGCACCCGCGCCCGCCACGACGACCTTGCGGCGCGTCAGGTCCCGCTTGTGCTTCGGCCCCTGGGCCTTCTCGTTTCCGGTCTGGTTTCCCGTCATGGCCAGGAAATTAGGGAGGCAGGCTGTCAAAGCCGTGGGAAAGGACTGTGGTTTGCCCCGCATTCCCGTGCGGATTCCCGCACGGGAGAAAAGGGGGCCCGAAATCGCCGTCTATTTCGGGCCCCTATTCAGCGACAACTCTGGCTAGGCTTACCTTACTTGTGCTCTAGCTCGCGGAGGCCGACGGCGACGCCGAGGTGCTCGGCCGCGGCGGCATCCCCGTCCCTTCGTTGGTCGCTTCCGGGTCCACGCCGACCGTGAGCGAGGCCCGCACTCCCCTCGTGATCTCCCGCTGGTCGTAGCGGAGCTTCAGAAGGCCGCCCTGGGCGCCGCTGTCGTCGTAGAGAAAGTCCTCGTCGAGCGTCGTGCGTTCGGCGGTGTTGGACGCGTACGGCTCCACGACCGTGGAGGCGAGAACGGACTCCTCGTCGAAGAAGAACTGGCCGGTGTGGCAGGTGTTTCCGCCCTCATAGCCCGCCTCCGTCCACTCGCCGTTGACATGGACCTTCGTGTGGATATGCACGCAGCGGCCCGTGTACCAGCCCGGGAAGACGGTCTTGAAGGTGACGAACCCCTGCCGGTCCGTGCGCCAGGTGCCGCGCAGATAGCGGGTGTCGTCCGTCGGTTCCTGGTGGCCGCCGCCCGGAGGCGGGCCGGACGGGCCCCCGCTCGGAGGCGGGCCGGTCGGGGGTTCGCTCGGAGGCGGGCCGGTCGGGGGTTCGCCGGTCGGGGCCGGGCCGCCATCGCCGTTGCCCACGTCCTCGTAGCCGGAGTAGACGCCGACGGCGTCGCAGTGCCAGATGTCGACGGCGGCGTTGCGGATCGGCCGGCATGTCTCGGAGTCGATCACCTTGAGCCGGAGCAGGAGCGGGATGCCCTCACGGTCCTCCGTGACGTCCCTGCGGAGCTTGTCCGCGTCGATGTAGTACGGGCCCTCCATGGTCTCCGACGTCAGCAGGTAGCACTCCTCCGGGACGGGAGCGCGGCCGCCGGATCCGGATTCTCCTCTCTGCTCACCGGCGAAGGCGTCAGCCGCCATGGCACCGCCCAGGCCCATCGCCGCGACGGCACCCGCACCGGCCACGACGACCTTGCGCCGGGTCACGTCCCGCGTTTCGGTCGGCTCTTGGGGCTGCTGTTCCTGTTGATTCGCTGTCATGCGCCCGGAAGTTAGATAGGAACCCTGTCAGCGAGCTGAGAAAACGATGCCTTTTCCCCACACACGGAAAAGGGTCCTGAAATCGACGGACGACTTCAGGACCCTTTTCACAGACAAGCCAAGAAAGGCTTGCCTTACTTCATTGTCCGCCTCATTGCCTACTTCGGCTGCGGCTTCCGCACCGACAGGTGCAGCTCGCGCAGCCGCGCCTCCTCCAGCTCCGTCGGCGCGCCCATCATCAGGTCCTGGGCGTTGCCGTTGAGCGGGAAGGCGATGGTCTCGCGGATGTTGGGCTCGTCCGCGAGGAGCATGACGATGCGGTCGACACCCGGCGCGATACCGCCGTGCGGCGGGGCGCCGAAGCGGAAGGCGCGCAGCATGCCCGCGAACTGCTCCTCGACGGTGTCGCGCTCGTAGCCCGCGATCTCGAAGGCCTTGAGCATGATCTCGGGCTCGTGGTTCCGGATCGCGCCGGAGGACAGCTCGACGCCGTTGCAGACGATGTCGTACTGCCAGCCGAGGATGTCCAGCGGGTCCTGGGTCTCCAGGGCCTCAAGACCGCCCTGCGGCATGGAGAAGGGGTTGTGCGAGAAGTCGATCTTGCCGGTCTCCTCGTCCTTCTCGTACATCGGGAAGTCGACGATCCAGCAGAACCGGAAGACGCCCTCCTCGAAGTGCCCGGCACGCTTGGCGGCCTCGACCCGCACCGCGCCCATGATCTTCGAGACCTCGTCGAACTCGCCCGCGCCGAAGAACACCGCGTGGCCGGCGGCCAGCGACAGGCGCTTGGTCAGCTCGGCGACGTTCTCCTCGGTGAGGAACTTGGCGATCGGGCCGGACAACGAACCGTCCTCGGCGACCCGCACCCAGGCCAAACCCTTCGCGCCCTGCTCGATCGCGTACTCGCCGAGCTGGTCGAAGAACCTGCGCGGCTGGGCCGAGACGTCCGGCACGGCGAGCGCGCGGACGTGCTTGCCGGCGAACGCCTTGAACTCCGAGCCCTCGAAGACATCGGTGATGTCCACCAGCTCCAGCTGGGCCCGCAGGTCCGGCTTGTCGGAGCCGTACTTGAGCATCGCCTCGCGGAACGGGATGCGCGGGAAGGGTGAGGTGACGGGCCGGCCCTTGCCGAACTCCTCGAACAGCTCGGTCATGAGCTTCTCGATGGGCTGGAACACGTCCTCCTGCTCGACGAAGGACATCTCCACGTCGAGCTGGTAGAACTCGCCCGGCGAACGGTCCGCGCGCGCGTCCTCGTCACGGAAGCAGGGCGCGATCTGGAAGTACCGGTCGAAGCCCGAGATCATCAGCAGCTGCTTGAACTGCTGCGGGGCCTGGGGGAGGGCGTAGAACTTGCCCGGGTTGAGGCGCGACGGCACGACGAAGTCGCGGGCACCCTCCGGGGAGGTGGCGGACAGGATCGGCGTGGCCATCTCGTTGAACCCGAGGGCCGTCATCTTGTGACGGATGGCGCTGATCACGGCCGTACGCAGCATGATGTTGCGGTGCATGCGCTCACGGCGCAGGTCGAGGAAGCGGTACTCCAGGCGCCGCTCCTCGTTGACCCCGTCCTCGGCGTTGATCGTGAAGGGCAGCGGGGCGGCCGCGCCGAGCAGCTCGACCTCGCCGACCTCGACCTCGATCTCGCCGGAGGGCAGGTCCGGGTTGATGTTCTCGGCGCCTCGCGAGACGACCTTGCCGTCGACGCGGACGGTCGACTCCTTGGAGATCTTGTCCAGCGCCTCGTACGCCGGGGTGCCCGGGCGGGCCACCAGCTGCGTGATGCCGTAGTGATCGCGGAGATCGATGAAGAGGATGCCGCCCAGGTCGCGCCGATTGTGCAGCCAGCCGCTCAGCCGGACGTCGGTGCCGACGTCAGAGGCGCGGAGTTCGCCGCAGCTGTGGGACCTGTACCGATGCATCGTCGTTCATCCAGCCTTCGCTGATCGGGGATCTTGGCGGGTGTCTCACGGCCGGTGTCTCACGGCCGATGTTTCACGTGAAACAAACCCAAGGGTACCGGGCACCCCGAGATCACCTCCCCACCATTTACCACCGGGCGGCACCGGACAGCACCGGACCGCGCCGGGCGACACCGAACGGCAGGACCACGGCCCCGCGACTGCCACCGCACACTGACCGGATACGCACGGTCATAGCCATGGGCAGGACCGTAAGCGGTTACTGTCGCTAGCGTCGATTGCCGTCACCTCCGTCGCCGCCGGTCGTGGTTACTTGTCATGGCTTCCGGTCCCGCCCGGTGCCCGGTACTGCTTCGGTGGCACGGTCCGATCAGCTGTTCTTAGAGTGGGTCAATGCGCACTGGTGAGCCCCCGCCCACTGTGGGGGACGTCCTGTCCGCCCTCGCGACGGGACTGTGGACCTGGGACAGCGCTGCCGGAACCGTCACGTTGGACGCCGAAGCCGCCCGGCTCATGGGGCTGCCCGCGGAACCGACGACGCTCACCCAGGCCGGGGCGCGGGCACGTCTGCACCCCGTCGACTGGAACGAGATCGTGTCGGTCGTGCAGCTCGCCATCGCCGAGGACACCCTCGCCGAGGTACGGATCCGGGTCATGGACGACGGGGGCCGGGTGATCCGCACGGTCCGCAGCCGTTCCAAGCCCACCTTCGACCCGGTGCGCAAGTCCTTCGAACTGATCGGCACCATCCAGGAGGTCACCGAGCCCTCACCGGAGACCGCCGCCCGCGCGCCCTCCGTCACCGGCGACTGGCGCCGCTCGCGCGAGGCGTTCCTGCTGGACGCGGGCCGGGCGCTGGCCGAGGCGCGGTCCACGGCGGAGGTGCTGCGGGTCGCGGGAGGCCTGGCGATGCCGGGCTTCTCACCGGACGGGCTCGCCGTGTTCGGGGTGGAGGCCGACCACCTCACCGTCATCGGGCACCACGGACACAACCAGGGCGACGAGGGCCCGTTCACCCACATGCCGCTGGAGACGGACTATCCGGCCGCCGAGGTGGTCCGCACCGGCCGCGCCGTCTACCTCTCCTCCCCCGAGGACTACAAGAGGCGCTACCCCACGGCCTGGCCGCTCGCCGAACAGTTCGCCCGCCAGTCGTGGGCGTTCCTGCCGCTGATCGTCGCCGGCCGCACGATGGGCGCGTGGATGGCGGGCTTCACCCACCCCGTCACCTTCACCCCCGACGAGCGCTCGGTGCTGACCACCGTCGCCCGCATGCTCGCCCAGGCCCTGTCCCGGGCCGGCGCCGCCGAGACCGAACGCGAGCTGACCGACGGCCTCCAGCGCACGATGCTCCCCACGCTGGGCCCCGAGATACCGGGCATGACCGTCGCCGCGCGATACGTCCCCACCGGCGGCGGACTCCAGGTCGGCGGCGACTGGTACGACATGATCGCCCTGCCGAGCGGCCGCTTCGCCCTGGTCATCGGCGACGTCCAGGGCCACGACGTACGCGCCGCCGGCCTCATGGGCCAGCTCCGTATAGCTCTGCGCGCCTACGCCTCCGAGGGGCACCCCCCGGACGCCGTCCTCTCCCGCGCCTCCCGCTTCCTGCACGGCGTCACCAACGACTCCGCCACCGACTGCGCCGACCTGCGCTTCGCGACCTGCCTCTACGTCGAGGTCGACCCGGTGTCCGGCCTGCTCGACGTCGCCCGCGCCGGGCACCCCGACCCGGCGATCCGCATGGCCG is from Streptomyces sp. NBC_01314 and encodes:
- a CDS encoding intradiol ring-cleavage dioxygenase translates to MTANQQEQQPQEPTETRDVTRRKVVVAGAGAVAAMGLGGAMAADAFAGEQRGESGSGGRAPVPEECYLLTSETMEGPYYIDADKLRRDVTEDREGIPLLLRLKVIDSETCRPIRNAAVDIWHCDAVGVYSGYEDVGNGDGGPAPTGEPPTGPPPSEPPTGPPPSGGPSGPPPGGGHQEPTDDTRYLRGTWRTDRQGFVTFKTVFPGWYTGRCVHIHTKVHVNGEWTEAGYEGGNTCHTGQFFFDEESVLASTVVEPYASNTAERTTLDEDFLYDDSGAQGGLLKLRYDQREITRGVRASLTVGVDPEATNEGTGMPPRPSTSASPSASAS
- a CDS encoding O-methyltransferase; translated protein: MREFGSCENRVEPPTPALPEGSLLATLAATRPGGRILELGTGVGEGTAWLLGGMNATATLVTVELDDSVQAVARKRFGGDERITFVTGDGGRWLDEFDGVPFDLVFADTWPGKFTHLDAALNLVAPGGAYVVDDLTPVPGRPEGHEAAVTDLLAVLEGRSDFRTTRLAWSSGLLIAVRTSDATGTSA
- a CDS encoding DUF4956 domain-containing protein, which produces MDQTLLVVADLAAISVLTFAVYFPRHHRRDLIAAFLGVNVGVLAVAMTLSSSSVGIGLGMGLFGVLSIIRLRSNEIAQHEIAYYFSALALGLLAGLPEQVNVLSTLLMALIVATMYVGDHPRLFGRYRQRSLRLDAAYTDEDALRAYLEVLLGGRVVNLSVQSVDLVNDMTLVDVRYVVTGEGPRVREEAGRRIGQGHAQAQGHAQGQGQAHGAAQGQAHGAAQGQAHGQGQAHGQGHGVRA
- a CDS encoding S8 family serine peptidase, coding for MTNHHLRPRAAVTLLAPLLAGALTLTAVTAPSYANSTEHSGSYGHGQNHDVYTYIVKLADAPVAAYEGGLPRLKRTAPAPGERLDAGSTAVRSYVRHLDARRDEVLDAVPDAKKLYDYDYTFNGFAARLTGRQAAKLAVTPGVLSVTRSTVVQPIAPASPESVAGAAKGTKRADGTEAADGTKRAVGGERTSSYASPAPAPAPAPADKSGTAKAALPDIPRFLGLTGKKGLWAKAGGPERAGEGMIVGVIDPFDPKNPMLAPLPEPRPDADVIAKKWRGTCDEGDDSDPDHKVTCNNKVIGAAWFRAEVPDPQPIDVPSPLDMHSHGTHIGTTIAGNYRTPVTIDGTNITGTLSGLAPAARLAFYKTCWSTGCGGADNTAAIDRAVADGVDVISFSIGGTLTDPTSTEAMFNAAKAGVFVSTAAGNGGPDTVENTAPWITTVAAESHDTYYTSTLTLGDGRAFTNPDLTVGAPATPLVNAVAVGRQDAKQIEYCAPGTLDPDRAKGKIVVCDRGGEGFTYQDRFDELKKSGAVAMVLANTPTSHQDLVVDPQFPMISVGPKDRETIKEYAAGPGAGAEISPTRSGHVRAPVITGFSSSGPDPFSGGDLLKPDIAAPGRMIAAGTVPGGFAGYTGEYGFMDGTSMAAPHIAGLATLLMQLHPDWTPMEVKSALMTTATTTDNEGEPIGRRYGEGTDIAPATPLDHGAGSPRVTRAADPGLVYDSTPTDWTAYLCALGEQPTAADGTDPCAAAPRTDPSDLNYPSLSVGGLLGSQTVTRTVTNVDDVTATYRAKLRTPRGYKADVTPKRLTLKPGASATYRVRFTRTSAPYGESVFGSLTWSDAHSHHRVTSPITLSAARIEAPAEVTVTGGEGSTGPVTLTPGIGWNGKLTTEVTGLYAGEKTTGTLTGTDTSGFWDSPHENEAVVRHRIHVPEGAFTRVAVTAADHVPGSDLDLYAFRTDGERVGESPGFSSDEHADLPPGDYDVYVVQYELPAGTTGQQYTLWSWKVGQGDPDARATVTPATLPVAAGDRPELKVTWPALKATPYLGLVEYGDGSTTLGRTVLAVTP
- a CDS encoding GPP34 family phosphoprotein — protein: MTTSTTPTPADTPASVPVPTTLGEEILLLSLDDSTGEARLPLRTPHAIAAAALLERSLSDDSADALLDPLPDDAGKWIQEHRAKEYESALRGVLDKGLIREEKRRVLLVFRTTRYPEADGTVESALRGRLAQVVLEGAEPDPRTAALISLLHHGDLHTLAFPDADSEESPARRRMTEIAEHHWADPALRRMAATAAATAAALTAATMATTVVVITAVT
- a CDS encoding intradiol ring-cleavage dioxygenase — translated: MTGNQTGNEKAQGPKHKRDLTRRKVVVAGAGAVAAVGVGGAVVATASAGTGKKGSAKPLASTSASAGEECYKLTSETTEGPYYIDADKLRKDITEDKEGIPLTLRLKVIDSETCKPIRDAAVDIWHCDALGLYSGYESFSEGGGTAPTDAPSGTPTDVPSGTPTGEPPAGGGGGGGGHEEPTSDTRYLRGTWKTDKQGFVTFETIFPGWYRGRCVHIHTKVHVNGEWTDAGYEGGTTCHTGQLFFDEESVLASAEVEPYSTSTTERTTLDDDTIYDGSGVQGGLLKLKYKKNGIAKGVVGSLTVGVDPEATNTGTGDSA
- a CDS encoding VTC domain-containing protein, whose translation is MTALDSVAPVVGALRPIGLDELVDRAELLTRLDRKYMLPLTDLPFVVGGLDGGGTSRSSGAETGGVRVLEVDGERQFAYRSVYFDTPDMDGYLGAARRRRRRFKLRIRTYLGSGQHFLEVKTRGPRGTTVKQRIPYDGEPERLGPEARAYADDVLGEAGIDARDLLLAPTLTTLYRRTTLFLPGSGSRVTVDTDLTWALPDGTELRTPERTIVETKAGRAGSGADRLLWSLRHRPCPVSKYGTGLAALRPDLPAHRWLPVLRRHFPTAPALNGSPA